In Curtobacterium sp. TC1, the following proteins share a genomic window:
- a CDS encoding winged helix-turn-helix domain-containing protein: MDRGEDPLIGLVVDHPRITSRRIAEELGVAESTARTRLGRLIASGRLRPTVLVHPDVAGRPALASLRIQLEDSCSPESFLDAGVLATAPWSAREADSGALRVQVAAPDLDALTVVVDAVRSQPGALGIATSVLWRVHVGARWEADRPDDAIWASRPRRAVDVVDAALIALLRDDGRASFTNLGAAVGLTVTATRRRVLRLVEDGLIRFATLLDHPGALRSEASVDLDVRPDRLAAVTQRLLRQDAVRYVVEQTGPWPLACFVVAPDTAELARAVASITVDVDVRDARTTPLLTVRDRMTWVEA, encoded by the coding sequence GTGGATCGGGGCGAGGACCCGCTCATCGGACTCGTTGTGGACCACCCGCGGATCACGAGTCGGCGGATCGCGGAGGAACTGGGCGTCGCCGAGTCGACCGCGCGGACGCGGCTCGGTCGACTGATCGCGAGCGGGCGGCTGCGACCGACCGTGCTCGTTCACCCCGATGTGGCCGGCCGACCTGCGCTCGCGTCGCTCCGCATCCAACTCGAGGACAGCTGCTCACCGGAATCCTTCCTCGACGCGGGGGTGCTCGCGACCGCACCGTGGTCGGCACGCGAAGCGGACAGTGGCGCTCTGCGCGTCCAGGTCGCCGCGCCGGACCTCGATGCTCTGACCGTCGTCGTCGATGCGGTACGGTCCCAGCCCGGCGCGCTGGGGATCGCCACGTCGGTGCTCTGGCGGGTCCACGTCGGAGCCCGGTGGGAGGCCGACCGTCCCGACGACGCCATCTGGGCATCACGACCCCGCCGTGCCGTCGACGTCGTCGACGCAGCGCTGATCGCGCTGCTGCGGGACGATGGTCGAGCGAGCTTCACGAACCTCGGCGCGGCGGTGGGCCTGACCGTCACCGCGACCCGGCGGCGCGTACTCCGCTTGGTCGAGGACGGTCTCATCCGGTTCGCGACGCTGCTCGACCACCCCGGAGCGCTCCGGTCGGAGGCATCGGTCGACCTGGATGTCCGTCCGGACCGGCTTGCCGCGGTCACCCAGCGTCTCCTGCGGCAGGACGCCGTGCGGTACGTCGTCGAACAGACGGGCCCGTGGCCGCTCGCCTGCTTCGTCGTGGCGCCCGACACCGCCGAGTTGGCTCGCGCGGTGGCCTCGATCACGGTGGACGTGGACGTGCGGGACGCGCGGACGACCCCGCTCCTCACGGTTCGCGACCGGATGACGTGGGTCGAGGCCTGA
- a CDS encoding flavin reductase family protein: MESTPPAAADLGVRDAFAAYPTGLVALAAEQGGEVEVMIASSFSVGVSQEPPLASVALQRTSRTWPVLGRAARIGVSVLSTGQGALTRQIASRDRDGRLVGVDLDRLPGGAVVLAGCAAWYETEVHEVHAVGDHDLVLLRVLGFGVDHGTEPLVWRLRRRWHAAADLHA, translated from the coding sequence ATGGAGTCGACGCCACCAGCTGCCGCGGACCTCGGCGTGCGCGACGCGTTCGCCGCGTACCCGACCGGTCTGGTCGCACTGGCGGCGGAGCAGGGCGGAGAAGTCGAGGTGATGATCGCATCGTCGTTCTCGGTGGGTGTGTCCCAGGAGCCTCCGCTCGCATCAGTGGCGCTGCAGCGAACGTCCAGGACGTGGCCCGTGCTGGGGCGCGCAGCACGGATCGGTGTGTCGGTGCTGTCCACGGGGCAGGGCGCGCTGACCCGGCAGATCGCGTCACGTGACCGTGACGGCCGGCTCGTCGGCGTCGATCTCGATCGGCTGCCCGGCGGCGCGGTCGTCCTGGCCGGCTGTGCCGCGTGGTACGAGACCGAGGTGCACGAGGTGCACGCGGTCGGCGACCACGACCTCGTGCTGCTGCGTGTCCTGGGGTTCGGCGTCGACCACGGGACGGAGCCCCTCGTCTGGCGTCTCCGGCGCCGATGGCACGCAGCAGCGGATTTACACGCCTGA
- a CDS encoding cysteine hydrolase: MTTTAVLVVDMQNDTVHAEGAFAETGAAAHAASQNVIENVRRITEAARTSGSTVFHNRIVVYPGELGGSNAPIFRMLGPESFKLGSWGAQIVDELTPVDGDIVLDRNRMSVFNGTGIDFMLRNLGVDHVVVVGAWTNMAVEHSVRDAADHGYAVTIVSDATSSLSEDWQHAALNFALQNIATVTTTDEVVADLAV; encoded by the coding sequence GTGACCACCACAGCAGTCCTCGTCGTCGACATGCAGAACGACACCGTCCACGCAGAAGGCGCCTTCGCCGAGACCGGCGCAGCTGCACACGCGGCGTCGCAGAACGTCATCGAGAACGTCCGTCGCATCACTGAGGCCGCCCGGACCTCCGGATCGACGGTCTTCCACAACCGGATCGTCGTGTACCCCGGCGAACTCGGCGGGTCGAACGCGCCGATCTTCCGCATGCTGGGCCCGGAGTCCTTCAAGCTCGGAAGCTGGGGCGCGCAGATCGTCGACGAGTTGACCCCGGTCGACGGAGACATCGTTCTCGACCGCAACCGGATGAGCGTCTTCAACGGCACGGGTATCGACTTCATGCTCCGCAACCTCGGCGTCGACCACGTCGTCGTCGTCGGCGCGTGGACGAACATGGCCGTCGAGCACAGTGTGCGTGACGCTGCGGATCACGGCTACGCCGTGACCATCGTCTCCGACGCGACCTCCAGCCTGAGCGAGGACTGGCAGCACGCAGCACTGAACTTCGCGCTGCAGAACATCGCGACGGTGACGACCACCGACGAGGTCGTCGCGGACCTCGCCGTCTGA
- the add gene encoding adenosine deaminase: MNRSDTRTVDRKDLRRLPKAHLHVHLEAVPRATTARDLLAAAGLPDLELPYRGGFAGFAAAYTALAAVLADPAAMRRVIGEAAEDAFDEGVVALELAVSPQFAVDAGHTVEEVLAVMTEAALDSSRYTGVSVRLMVTVDRTRSPEEAECLVRAAVAHAGRGVVSLGLANDEVGHPATPFARAFALGRAAGLRVAPHAGELVGPDAVREAIDVLGADRVQHGVRAVEDPVLVERLAREGVQLDVCPTSNVALGVVSTLSVHPLRALLSAGVPCSINADDPLLFGTTVLGEYELARRDLGLSDDELATCARTSIRAASMPDALRGAALDAIDTWVRA; the protein is encoded by the coding sequence ATGAACCGTTCTGATACAAGAACCGTTGACCGCAAGGACCTCAGGCGGCTCCCGAAAGCGCACCTGCACGTCCATCTGGAGGCGGTGCCCCGAGCAACGACCGCGCGGGATCTGCTCGCAGCAGCGGGCCTGCCGGACCTCGAGTTGCCGTACCGCGGCGGTTTCGCTGGATTCGCGGCGGCCTACACGGCGCTCGCGGCTGTCCTTGCCGATCCGGCGGCGATGCGGCGCGTGATCGGCGAGGCGGCCGAGGACGCCTTCGACGAGGGCGTCGTCGCGCTGGAACTCGCCGTGAGTCCGCAGTTCGCCGTCGACGCCGGCCACACGGTCGAGGAGGTGTTGGCCGTCATGACCGAAGCCGCGCTCGACTCCTCGCGCTACACCGGGGTGTCGGTCAGGCTCATGGTCACGGTGGACCGGACACGATCCCCAGAGGAGGCCGAGTGCTTGGTACGCGCCGCCGTCGCGCACGCCGGCAGGGGAGTGGTGTCACTCGGGCTCGCCAACGACGAGGTCGGCCACCCGGCGACGCCGTTCGCCCGGGCCTTCGCGCTCGGCCGGGCCGCCGGGCTCCGCGTGGCGCCGCACGCGGGCGAGCTGGTGGGGCCGGACGCCGTCCGGGAAGCGATCGACGTCCTGGGCGCCGATCGCGTCCAGCACGGTGTCCGGGCCGTCGAGGACCCGGTGCTCGTCGAACGGCTCGCGCGGGAGGGTGTGCAGCTCGACGTGTGTCCGACCTCGAACGTCGCGCTCGGCGTCGTGTCGACCCTCAGCGTCCATCCGCTCCGCGCGTTGCTCAGCGCCGGGGTCCCCTGTTCCATCAACGCGGACGACCCACTCCTGTTCGGCACCACCGTCCTCGGCGAGTACGAACTGGCACGGCGCGATCTCGGCCTGTCTGACGATGAGCTCGCCACGTGTGCTCGCACCTCGATCCGAGCGGCGAGCATGCCCGACGCGCTCCGGGGTGCGGCTCTCGATGCCATCGACACCTGGGTGCGTGCCTGA
- a CDS encoding ABC transporter substrate-binding protein: MSAVVVAGCASKPSASTDGGLTKIDFALSFLPDPDLNGLAYAQQHGLFRKAGLEVDLLPWGSTAPEALVSSGQAQLGFATDVRTALLADAAGSDLVSLGAVYQHSPYVLTTLASAGYSSPKELAGKVYGGFGSPMEVAVVNEMIEHDGGTKDADAVTLSTAAFDALKSERVDTVLSFPNEIAEFGLQGPKVTTWNPIDYGVPDGYATVVISSNSYLKAHPDVAKKFMHAFQAGYEAALDDPDAADDALMKTWPKDLDRKVVDVVSREQTEDLYRSEDGVVNSQSVDRWQENADWLIEQGLLKDSTGKVLKAYDVSDLVTNEYLR, from the coding sequence GTGTCCGCCGTCGTCGTCGCCGGGTGCGCTTCCAAGCCCTCCGCATCTACGGACGGCGGCCTCACGAAGATCGACTTCGCCCTGAGCTTCCTGCCGGACCCGGACCTGAACGGACTGGCGTACGCGCAGCAGCACGGCCTGTTCCGCAAGGCAGGACTCGAGGTCGACCTCCTGCCCTGGGGCTCGACGGCTCCGGAGGCACTGGTGTCGTCGGGGCAGGCACAGCTCGGGTTCGCCACCGACGTGCGGACGGCGCTGCTCGCCGACGCAGCCGGTTCGGACCTCGTGTCCCTCGGAGCGGTCTACCAGCACTCGCCCTACGTGCTCACGACCCTCGCCTCGGCCGGGTACTCATCGCCGAAGGAGCTCGCCGGCAAGGTGTACGGCGGCTTCGGTTCGCCGATGGAGGTCGCCGTCGTGAACGAGATGATCGAGCACGACGGCGGCACGAAGGACGCGGACGCCGTCACACTGAGCACCGCCGCTTTCGACGCGCTCAAGTCGGAGCGGGTCGACACCGTGCTGTCGTTCCCGAACGAGATCGCCGAGTTCGGGTTGCAGGGCCCGAAGGTGACGACGTGGAATCCGATCGACTACGGGGTGCCCGACGGCTACGCGACGGTCGTCATCTCCAGCAACTCGTACCTGAAGGCGCATCCGGACGTCGCGAAGAAGTTCATGCACGCGTTCCAGGCGGGCTACGAGGCCGCTCTGGACGACCCGGATGCCGCCGACGACGCCCTCATGAAGACCTGGCCCAAGGACCTCGACCGGAAGGTGGTCGACGTGGTGAGCAGGGAGCAGACGGAGGATCTCTACCGCAGCGAGGACGGCGTCGTGAACTCCCAGAGCGTCGACCGCTGGCAGGAGAACGCCGATTGGCTGATCGAGCAGGGCCTGCTCAAGGACAGCACCGGGAAGGTGCTCAAGGCGTACGACGTCTCCGACCTCGTCACGAACGAGTACCTGCGATGA